TTGAGTGCTATTTTTCCAATATTGTTGTCGATGAACAGGTCGCCGAAATTGCGTACCTGCAAATTAAAATGTATTGGTGAAGTTTTCAACGCCGCTTCCTGAATCTGTTTGGATGTCTTGGGAGCTTCTTTCAATTCTTCAATAATGTTGAAATCTTTTGTGTAGCGGCCATCGAGTACTACCAGAGATCCTGTCAGTTCCGGATTTTGGGCGGGTCCTTTGAATGTGAGATCGGCGTCGTAATCCATGCGGAAACCGGAAGCGGTATCATGGAGATAAAGCTGTTTTCCGCTGAAGGCGAGATCATAAGCGGCGGGTTTGCTGTGACTATGCGTGATATTTCCCTTCAGTTGAAATTCCCCGGAACCCAAAATCCCCGTTAAAAGATCAGTCCGAATCCGATTTCCTTGAAAATAAATGGTTCCCTTCAATTCTTCAGGAATGATGCCGAATGGCTTGAGGGTCATAGATACGTTGTTTAGTTCCACCTTGCCGTTTGCCTGAAGGTCGGATGGATTGCCGTGTACCTCCAGATTAAAAAGAGCCGGACCGGTGGCGTCGCGGATAATTTTGCTGAAAAATGGGAGGCGGGAGAGTTCAATGTTGCCGCTTCCTTTCAAATTCATAACGTCTTGTTGTACAAATCCGATGACTTTTGCCTTGAGATCAGGGTCGTGGAGATCGTCAATGAAAAATTTTCTGATTTCCCAGCGTTTTGTTTTTCCCTGATAAAAAATATCGATACTGACGCCGGAAAAAGGTTGCCCTGATAATTTGAAATCTCCGTCCGTCAGAAAATCAAAAGTGATGGGTTTTGCAAGATGGCTGTTGCTGTTCGGCAATTGAAAATCGGCTTTATCAATGACAAAATTTTTGTTGGTGAGAATAAAATGGGTTTGCACTTCCTCGAAAGCGCCGTCCAGAAAAGTGCCCTGACTTGCATTTAATTTTCCTTCTCCTCTCATAGCTTGTGCGGGACCGGAGAGGTTGAATGTGCCGGAGAGAGTTCCCGTCAGTAAATAACCCGGCAACATTTTTTCCAGAGATTGATCATGAATGGTGGTGACTAGGTTGACTTTTTTGGACCGAATGCCTTCCGGTGTTTTGGGACCGTAATCGATGGTGAATTGGGCCTCGCCCGTTGGTTTATTGTCGGTGAAAATCTGGCCGTTGAGTTTGAGTTGTGGCTGGGTGATGTCGAGATCAATATGCGCTTTTTCTGCCCGTATAATGCCGAATCCTCCCTCGGCAGACTCTCCAGAAAGTTTGAGATGGATTGTTTTTGCAAGGCCGTCCAAAGAGACTTCGACATTTCCCTTGCCATGGATCGGGTGAAGATTTTTGTCATTAAACGTCGCGAAAAAACGTTCTAAAACCATATTTTCTGATTTCATTTTCAGATGAAGAGAAAAAGGAGAGAGATCAATGCCACCACTGACGGCAATGTTTGACTCTTCGTTAAAAACTTTTGTTTCATTGAGACGCAACGCTCCACCACTCCAGTCAAATTTGGAATCAAGTTGGGCATGTGTTTCTGTGTTGTCGAAAGCATGTTTGGCGACAATGCTTCCTTTTCCGCGTGATTTTTTCAGATCAAATCCTTCTCCCTCCAGATGAAGAGTCATTTGCAACTCTCCCGCGGTATTGAATGTTCTTGTTTCAGAATCCAACTCGGGAAGATGAATTGGCTTGGGTGTGTCCAGATTGAGAAGAAATTTCTGTGATTCCAAATGGGCTTCCAGATTTCCTAAAATCTGGTTTTCATCAATTTGAAAGGAAAGTTTTTTGGAAACAATTTTGTTCTTGTCAAAACGAGCGCTGACTTCGATGTTTTGCAAATTCAGACGACCTATCTGAGTTTCTTTCAGCTCAAGATTGCCTTCGACATCGTCAATATAGGGAAATGTTTTGGACCAATGGGTGAAATTGGTTGAGACATTGGTTTTGATTTCCTGCGATGTGGCTTGAACTTCCTGTTCCTCTTGAAACAAAACTTTCTGCAAATCGACAGAAAATTTTGTTCCGCCCAGAAAAGCCGGTGCCAGTTGAATTGAAAAATTATCGATGGTTATTTTCTTGTTTTCCGGAAGA
The window above is part of the Deltaproteobacteria bacterium genome. Proteins encoded here:
- a CDS encoding translocation/assembly module TamB domain-containing protein; the encoded protein is MKRGKKLKWHLLTVLLLTVVVIQTPFYLLNRPQVQRWILETYRPFAPWRIEIGSLKTTPWRFKIDLSNLRVSHPLGDEIIVKSVSLKINPLRLLRSQLGVSSLQIENTVINFAQNPDPKKEKKSFKIRTLLVLQNLVLDQGQIKNTVLNLPENKKITIDNFSIQLAPAFLGGTKFSVDLQKVLFQEEQEVQATSQEIKTNVSTNFTHWSKTFPYIDDVEGNLELKETQIGRLNLQNIEVSARFDKNKIVSKKLSFQIDENQILGNLEAHLESQKFLLNLDTPKPIHLPELDSETRTFNTAGELQMTLHLEGEGFDLKKSRGKGSIVAKHAFDNTETHAQLDSKFDWSGGALRLNETKVFNEESNIAVSGGIDLSPFSLHLKMKSENMVLERFFATFNDKNLHPIHGKGNVEVSLDGLAKTIHLKLSGESAEGGFGIIRAEKAHIDLDITQPQLKLNGQIFTDNKPTGEAQFTIDYGPKTPEGIRSKKVNLVTTIHDQSLEKMLPGYLLTGTLSGTFNLSGPAQAMRGEGKLNASQGTFLDGAFEEVQTHFILTNKNFVIDKADFQLPNSNSHLAKPITFDFLTDGDFKLSGQPFSGVSIDIFYQGKTKRWEIRKFFIDDLHDPDLKAKVIGFVQQDVMNLKGSGNIELSRLPFFSKIIRDATGPALFNLEVHGNPSDLQANGKVELNNVSMTLKPFGIIPEELKGTIYFQGNRIRTDLLTGILGSGEFQLKGNITHSHSKPAAYDLAFSGKQLYLHDTASGFRMDYDADLTFKGPAQNPELTGSLVVLDGRYTKDFNIIEELKEAPKTSKQIQEAALKTSPIHFNLQVRNFGDLFIDNNIGKIALNVDVNIRGTKLNPSVDGTVTAQEGTIRYLGLDFDITNGFAEFRNKLDDPYLEIQAERDIDDAHIVAVLHGPPSSLRMDLSGNSSQGSLEKKDVVSLLLFGMTTNERVELAEEQSGIGTALVAEQITHILQRPIASFTGLDVFRLETENTQNGQTRQFYLGKKLNDRLSVEFASEINQYNDALQRFRLEYWLTDSFLFKGSRSSNESYQLNLGVRFISR